The following nucleotide sequence is from Peribacillus sp. ACCC06369.
GATGAGAAGGTCTATTAAAGGGATATTCATTTCAGCCATCGCTTCGGCTTTGCTTTTAACGGGTTGCTCTACAGGGCAGAGTTCCACAGAATCGAAGAAAGAAGAAAAAGTATCATTTGAAAATGTCCCGGAAAGATTTGCTAATGGGGAAGGAGCCAAAATCAAAGTGATCCGTAAAATTGGCGGTGATGATCATACGGCCCAATACTTAGCAGGAGCGAAGGAAGAAGGAGAAGCACTGGGGTTTCAAGTGGATACATATACAGCCAATGGTGATACGGCTAAATTTCATGATGCGATCGCACAGGCTTTGCAGGAAGATTATGACGGCTATATCATCTCCCATGGTGATGATGCAGCAACAGTGAATGACGTTCAAAAGTTGGTTGATGCAGGCAAAAGCGTTGTTACATTCGATTCAATAAGCGATCTAACTAAAATAGAAGGCGTAACATTAACATCACAGGATGATGAAGCGTTGGCAACACTGGCTCTTGATAAACTGATAGAAGAACAGAAAGGTGAAGCGGCAATTGCGTATCTTTGGGTGGATGGTTTCCCTCCAATGGTGAGAAGAAATGCTGTTTATCAGGAGAAATTAAAAGAAAACCCTGGAATTAAAGAAGTCGAAAGATTCGGAGTGGCGTCTGCAGATACTTCGGTTCAAACACAAAATGCTGTAGCCGCAATGCTGAATAAATACCCTAAAGGTAAATTGGATGCCATTTTCGCAACATGGGATGCCTTCGCTATCGGTGCCGCCCGGGCAATTAAAGAAGCGGGACGCGATGAAGTGAAGATATACGGAATTGATGTGTCGAATGCAGACCTTCAGGAAATTCAATCAGCTGGCAGCTCATGGTCCTACACGGCAGCAGTCGATCCCAAGTTGATCGGTGCAGTGAATATGAGGATATTGGCGAAAAAATTAGCGGGCGAAGAAACGCCGCAAACCTATGACTTAGAGGCTTCACTTATTTCACAAAAGGAAATCCAAGCTTCAAAAGAAGCGGTAAATATGGCAAATCTGTCTGGTATTGTCGAAGGATGGGGTGTATCAGCGGAATTTGAAGAAGATTGGATGAAAGTTTTGAAAGATCATTATAAAAAGTAAAAGGGGACACTCTCTTTCCAGTGAAGGGAGTGTCTGTTCAATAAGGGGGAATGGACATGGGCACGCAACTAGAAATGAAGAAAATCTCGATTGAATTTCCGGGGGTGAAGGCGCTTAGTGAAGTTGATTTTTCTGTACAATCAGGGAAAGCCCACGCATTGGTCGGTGCTAACGGAGCAGGGAAATCGACGTTAATGAAAGTTTTATCGGGAGCCCATGTTCATTATTCAGGTGACATATTCATTGATGGGGTGAAGCAGGATATCCGCTCACCAAAAGAGGCGCAGGAACAAGGCATTCAAATTGTTTATCAGGAAGTGGATACGGCCCTCATCCCTTATTTAACCGTTGGGGAAAATGTGATGTTGAATGATATTGTCCAAAACATGGGAAAAAAACAGATGGTCCAATGGAAAGAGCTGCACAATAAAGCCTCTTGTATTCTTGAAGATATGAAAATTCGTGTCCCTTCGAAAAAGCTGGTAAGAGACCTTACCTTGGCTGAAAAACAGATGGTCCTGATAGCAAGAGCCGTTTCGACAGAATGCAAATTCCTGATTCTCGACGAACCAACTGCTCCGTTAAGTCATACGGAGACGACAGAGCTTTTTCGAATTGTAAATGAATTGAAGCAAAAAGGCGTGGGAATCATTTTCATTTCACATCGTCTGCCCGAGATTTTTGAAATATGTGAGGAAATTACGGTCATGAGGAATGGGGAGCGTGTCACTTGTCGAAAAATGGAAGACATCACCCGTAACGAAGTGGTAGAGAATATGCTCGGGAAAACCATGGAGGAACAGTTCCCTGAAGTGAATTCTTCGATTGGCGACGTTATTCTTGAAGTGAAGGGATTGTCAGATGCAGAGAAAGTTAAAAATGTTAGTCTCCATATTAAAGCAGGAGAGATAATAGGCTTGGCGGGGTTGGTCGGGGCTGGGAAAACGGAGCTGTGTAAAACCCTTTTCGGTCATACTTCGATCACAGCGGGTGAGGTCATCCTGAATGGCCGAAAGCTTTCTTTGAAATCACCGCACCATGCAGTAAAAAGCGGCATGGCACTTGTACCTGAGGAACGCAGGAAAGAAGGGATCCTTGTTCAGGAATCGGTCGCGGCGAACTTGACTGCAGCCAGTATCGGCAAATTCTGCAGAACATTTGGTTTCGTGGATCGTAAGGCGGAAAAGGAAAAGGCGAAAGAAATGATCGCCAGTATCGGAATTAAAACTCCTTCCGGGGAAGTGAAAGTCGAAAACCTTTCAGGTGGTAACCAGCAAAAGGTTGCCATTGGAAAATGGCTTATTGCCGATGCGGATGTATACATATTCGATGAACCGACGAAAGGGGTCGATGTTGGAGCCAAGAAGGATATTTTCGAATTGATTGCTAAGCTTGCGAGGAATGGAAAAGCGATCATTTATGCCTCATCCGAGCTTTCCGAAATCATTGGCATTACCAAACGGACATATGTGTTATATGACGGGAGCACTGTCATCGAATTCGAAACGAACAAAACGAATGAAGAAGAACTACTATTCTATTCAACAGGAGGGAAATAGGATGAGCGTACCCATTCCTGTTACACAGACAGTGAAAGCAAAGAAAAAGGTGGAGCTATTCGACTTTTTCTATAAATACGGCACAATATTGACGATTATCATTCTGATTGGAATTTTTGCCGTGTCCAATCCATCTTTCATTCAAACTACTAATCTGATCAACATCCTGCGTTCCATTTCAATCGTGACCATCATTGCGATCGGCATTACGATATCCCTTACGGTGGATGGCTTCGACCTTTCCGTCGGTTCCGTCGCATCATTGGCCAATGCCATCGTCATATCAATGTTTGTCTGGTTTTCGCAGGATACATTTATCGCCATATTAGCTGCGATCGGTGCCTCACTTGTCGTAGGGGCTTTAAATTCGTTCATGATCGTTAAATTGAGAATTCCCGACATGCTGATGACATTGGCCACCATGTTCATTATCCAGGGAATTGCCCTAACCTATACAAAAGGGGCCACGGTTTCGCAAAATATGGTCATGCCCGATGGGACCTTCGCAACAGGTCTGATCAGCCCCCTTTTCGCCAAAATTGGCCAGGTACCATGGATAATCCTGATCATGGCAACCATTGTGATAGCGACCCATATCTTTTTGACTTATACGAAGCATGGTCGTTATATGTACATTATTGGCGGAAATAAGGAAGCGGCAAGACTTTCCGGGATATCGGTTAATAAATACAAAGTTCTTGCCTATCTGCTTTCGGCTCTATTAGCTGCAATTGGGGGGATTGTCCTTGCTTCAAGGGTCATGACATCGGAAATCAATTCAGGGTCCCCTTATTTAATGGATGCCGTTGCAGCAGCCTTCATTGGTTCCTCCGTTTTAGGAGCGGGAAAACCGAATGCCTTTGGAACCTTCGTCGGTGCAGTCCTGATCGGAATCCTTCAAAATGGGCTCATCATGATGTCAGTTCCGTATTATGCGATGGATATCGTCAAAGGAACAGTGCTGGCCCTTGCGCTCGCGGTAACCTATTACAAACAAAAACACTAAAGTGAATCCGTC
It contains:
- a CDS encoding sugar ABC transporter ATP-binding protein, which encodes MGTQLEMKKISIEFPGVKALSEVDFSVQSGKAHALVGANGAGKSTLMKVLSGAHVHYSGDIFIDGVKQDIRSPKEAQEQGIQIVYQEVDTALIPYLTVGENVMLNDIVQNMGKKQMVQWKELHNKASCILEDMKIRVPSKKLVRDLTLAEKQMVLIARAVSTECKFLILDEPTAPLSHTETTELFRIVNELKQKGVGIIFISHRLPEIFEICEEITVMRNGERVTCRKMEDITRNEVVENMLGKTMEEQFPEVNSSIGDVILEVKGLSDAEKVKNVSLHIKAGEIIGLAGLVGAGKTELCKTLFGHTSITAGEVILNGRKLSLKSPHHAVKSGMALVPEERRKEGILVQESVAANLTAASIGKFCRTFGFVDRKAEKEKAKEMIASIGIKTPSGEVKVENLSGGNQQKVAIGKWLIADADVYIFDEPTKGVDVGAKKDIFELIAKLARNGKAIIYASSELSEIIGITKRTYVLYDGSTVIEFETNKTNEEELLFYSTGGK
- a CDS encoding ABC transporter permease, with product MSVPIPVTQTVKAKKKVELFDFFYKYGTILTIIILIGIFAVSNPSFIQTTNLINILRSISIVTIIAIGITISLTVDGFDLSVGSVASLANAIVISMFVWFSQDTFIAILAAIGASLVVGALNSFMIVKLRIPDMLMTLATMFIIQGIALTYTKGATVSQNMVMPDGTFATGLISPLFAKIGQVPWIILIMATIVIATHIFLTYTKHGRYMYIIGGNKEAARLSGISVNKYKVLAYLLSALLAAIGGIVLASRVMTSEINSGSPYLMDAVAAAFIGSSVLGAGKPNAFGTFVGAVLIGILQNGLIMMSVPYYAMDIVKGTVLALALAVTYYKQKH
- a CDS encoding sugar ABC transporter substrate-binding protein; its protein translation is MRRSIKGIFISAIASALLLTGCSTGQSSTESKKEEKVSFENVPERFANGEGAKIKVIRKIGGDDHTAQYLAGAKEEGEALGFQVDTYTANGDTAKFHDAIAQALQEDYDGYIISHGDDAATVNDVQKLVDAGKSVVTFDSISDLTKIEGVTLTSQDDEALATLALDKLIEEQKGEAAIAYLWVDGFPPMVRRNAVYQEKLKENPGIKEVERFGVASADTSVQTQNAVAAMLNKYPKGKLDAIFATWDAFAIGAARAIKEAGRDEVKIYGIDVSNADLQEIQSAGSSWSYTAAVDPKLIGAVNMRILAKKLAGEETPQTYDLEASLISQKEIQASKEAVNMANLSGIVEGWGVSAEFEEDWMKVLKDHYKK